The sequence below is a genomic window from Chitinispirillales bacterium.
TTCTAAATTCCGTACGCGCGTCTTCGTATTTCTTGCATTTCATATAAGAATTTCCCAAAAGGTAATACAATGAATCGGGAGAATCCAATTGGGCGCCACACTCGTTTTTAACTATGGAAAGCAGATTTATTGTTCTGGAATACTTTTTATTGTTAAATGTTTCAATACCCGAATTAAAACGCGCTTCACAACGAATTTCTTTACTTTTGCGTTTGGCGAAAGACGGAATAAAAAGAAAAAAACATATCATAATCGCTGTGATTTTTTTCATTTGAAATACCTCACTCCGCTTTCAAATATTTTTTGGTTTTTATTACCGTGAATATTTATGCCGACATATTTTCCTATTCTTTCGCTGTGTCCCATTTTTCCCAAGATTTTTCCGTTAGGCGATGTAATTCCCTCAATAGCCCATACGGAACCGTTAGGGTTGAAAGGAATTTTATTTGTCGCTTCGTTTGTTTCAGGGTCAACATATTGGGTTGCGATTTGTCCGTTTTCTTGAAGCGTTTTTAACCATTTTTCATTAGCGGTGAATCTTCCTTCGCCGTGTGAAACCGCGATAGTATGAATATCGCCTACAGAAACTCCGGCAAACCAGGGAGAAAGTACGGATGATATTCGTGTGTTAACCATTTGTGATACGTGCCTGTCAATATAGTTATAAGTAAGAGTAGGGGAGTCTTCTTCAAACGGACGGATTTCGCCGTAAGGCAAAAGTCCCAATTTTATCAATGCCTGAAACCCATTGCAAATGCCCAAAATAAGTCCGTCACGATTATTTATCAGTTCCATAACTGCATCGACGATTGCGGGATTTCTAAAATAGCTTGCGATGAATTTTCCAGAACCGTCGGGTTCGTCACAAGCGGAAAAACCGCCCGGTATCATTATTATTTGCGAATTTTTAATGTATTTTACGGATTGTTCCACCGATTTTACAATATTTTCCTGTGTCAAGTTATTGATAATTTGTGTTGTCGGCATGGCGCCTGCAATTGTGAATTGTCTTACGGAGTCATATTCGCAGTTTGTTCCGGGAAAAACAGGTATATAAACTCTCGGCGAAGCGTCCGGCATACTTGATTTTACGGATTTTGGTTTAAAATCACTATAGACGGTAGGAGCGTAAGACGGTTCTTTTGCGTTTGTTCTGAACACCGATTCAAGCGGTTTTTCCCATGAATCTTTAATTTCTTTAAGTGAGATATTAACCGTGCGCCATTTTTCATCGGTCATGATAATGTTCGGTTCTTCAATCGTTTTTCCAAGATAAACCGCATCGTTTAAACCGTCCGGTTCTTTAACGCATTCCAAAATAATTTCTCCGTAATTGCTTGCAAACCAATCAAGTTCATCATAAGCGGCGGTAATTTCTACTCCTATTTGGTTGCCGAAAGCCATTTTACAAAGTGCAGTAATTGTTCCGCCTTTTCCAACCGTATGAGCCGAGACCACAACTTTTTTCTTTATTAATTCCGTAATTTTGGAATAATAATTTCGAAGTTTATCAAAATCAGGTAAACTGTCGTAGGCGACTTTCTCCGCTACCATTCCGGATTTATCAGGCAGACGTAAAAGATAAATTTCATTTCCGATAGCTTTGAGCTCGGGCGATATGACATTTTCCGCCAAGACCGGCGCAACAGCGAATGCTACAAATGTCGGCGGAACGCTTATTTCTCCAAATGTTCCGCTCATTGAATCCTTTCCACCTATAGCGGGAATTTTTAATTCCAGTTGAATAAGTAAAGCTCCTAGCAGTGCGGCAAGCGGTTTCCCCCATTTTATAGGGTCTTTCATCATTTTTTCGTAGTACTCTTGAAAAGTTAATTTGGCTTCGGTATAATCACCGCCGGCGGCTACAATTTTGGCAAGCGCGTCAATAATAGCGAATGCGGCTCCGTGAAAAGGCGACCAAGTGGAAACATCCGGATCAAATCCGTAGCTCATAATCGTAGCGGTTTTTACTTCTCCGTTCAAAACAGGAAGTTTTGCCGCCATAACCTGCGCCGGAGTTGACATTGTTTTTCCACCGAATGGATGAAGTATGCTTGCGGCTCCGACAGTAGAATCAAAATGCTCTATTAATCCGCGTTGAGAACAAACATTCAAATTTTCAAAGGTTGAAAGTATTCTGTCTTTTACGGGGATAGAATCCAAAACAATATTGAAAGGAGTCCAAAATCCTCCGTCTCGTCTGGTTTCGAT
It includes:
- a CDS encoding phosphoribosylformylglycinamidine synthase; amino-acid sequence: MVTRLLVEKKQEFAVKSTALFEEIKNYIKINTLKGIRIITRYDIEGLKKDDIDNAKSTVFYEPPTDIIYEEVYPMDEDETPLVIEYLPGQYDQRADFAAQAVQLLTHGEIPTVRCAEIYLLKGELTTKEIHQIKEYLLNPIDSQIAHQRKPATLTPKIEAVGDIEIIENFIHKKPEEIEEFRIERGLAMSKDDLTLIQNYFKNTEDRDPTITEIKVLDTYWSDHCRHTTFKTKFTSVAVGGGTDAKKYGSTIRNVYRNYISLREEVHGDDVNANPQSLMDVATIGYKYLKKNNLVKNVEESDEVNACSIEVEAEFEDGHKEPWLIMFKNETHNHPTEVEPFGGAATCLGGCIRDPLSGRSFVYQAMRITGAADPRKSIEETIKGKLPQRKITLEAARGYSSYGNQIGLATGFVNEIYHENYVAKRLEIGAVIAAAPKENVYRGKPEIKDIIVLIGGKTGRDGCGGATGSSKPHTEKSIETSGAEVQKGNAPTERKIQRLFRNPNFSRIIKSCNDFGAGGAAVAIGEMAPGLTIDLDAIPRKYEGLDGTELAISESQERMAICINPSDFEEVVRFANEENLTAVKVAVITGKPRLKMTYRDNTILNISREFIDTNGVHQEVEASSISPKIETRRDGGFWTPFNIVLDSIPVKDRILSTFENLNVCSQRGLIEHFDSTVGAASILHPFGGKTMSTPAQVMAAKLPVLNGEVKTATIMSYGFDPDVSTWSPFHGAAFAIIDALAKIVAAGGDYTEAKLTFQEYYEKMMKDPIKWGKPLAALLGALLIQLELKIPAIGGKDSMSGTFGEISVPPTFVAFAVAPVLAENVISPELKAIGNEIYLLRLPDKSGMVAEKVAYDSLPDFDKLRNYYSKITELIKKKVVVSAHTVGKGGTITALCKMAFGNQIGVEITAAYDELDWFASNYGEIILECVKEPDGLNDAVYLGKTIEEPNIIMTDEKWRTVNISLKEIKDSWEKPLESVFRTNAKEPSYAPTVYSDFKPKSVKSSMPDASPRVYIPVFPGTNCEYDSVRQFTIAGAMPTTQIINNLTQENIVKSVEQSVKYIKNSQIIMIPGGFSACDEPDGSGKFIASYFRNPAIVDAVMELINNRDGLILGICNGFQALIKLGLLPYGEIRPFEEDSPTLTYNYIDRHVSQMVNTRISSVLSPWFAGVSVGDIHTIAVSHGEGRFTANEKWLKTLQENGQIATQYVDPETNEATNKIPFNPNGSVWAIEGITSPNGKILGKMGHSERIGKYVGINIHGNKNQKIFESGVRYFK